The following are from one region of the Penaeus chinensis breed Huanghai No. 1 chromosome 5, ASM1920278v2, whole genome shotgun sequence genome:
- the LOC125025737 gene encoding uncharacterized protein LOC125025737 isoform X1 has protein sequence MMSTLNSSVYQRHLDHGTPTFRKRPVMGAPYVLCVFVVGVIFMGVGTFVTSHAYEDDPKDTVLIVVGPTLLGLGGLLLVGSVVLCVVACCRNQHLHEAISDDLFSIGGSTFYGGRNFVQQDDEVRLHAGPAHHLHNSMVGGVVNPAGPPIEDHHSEAVRYLAETVVEERNRRKNSRKYLQQNSWDSPSIRDHAPLYHTSSHGPLREEAAHLDHLGLERLRRADPHLELAEAFDLDDDSEDYEVGMRERAYSMSVRAPAAALAPIPHRLRRNVTFSPASRVRIQQQLLMQQQQQQANQHLQVPPELSGPRRKRSSRRRKARAKESDPSTVKIHQLPQYNPDILSALGIQPGPTPVRRGLSNSSHASGFLKKTGPDPDVTHGSLGKPRRRPSMGVSSLAQTSSGSAYRHRSSIYASDMDLHRSPRGVGVPVNGSGMNKSVNSVGSSMSDMGREPCLPDEHRQEPAYGPPSSNGGSVSDFRRIDSSPLLSLPDPAGESASSSPLHRFGGDYSTPPPSSSPSPMRHRRPLSHISSCCSDCCDCGDDCCGGEECKAHDQRGDEGASDEEAGDAGGDQGSEREGSCQSQRGDQSKSDSD, from the exons ATGATGTCTACACTGAATAGTTCTGTGTACCAGCGACACCTCGACCATGGGACACCTACGTTCAGG AAACGGCCGGTGATGGGAGCTCCCTacgtactgtgtgtgtttgtcgtgggCGTGATTTTTATGGGCGTAGGGACCTTCGTGACGTCACACGCCTACGAGGACGACCCGAAAGACACGGTCCTGATAGTGGTCGGGCCGACTCTACTCGGGCTGGGAG GACTCCTGCTGGTGGGCTCGGTCGTCCTTTGCGTCGTGGCCTGCTGCAGGAACCAGCACCTTCACGAGGCCATATCCGACGACCTCTTCAGCATCGGCGGCTCCACCTTCTACGGGGGAAGGAACTTCGTGCAGCAGGACGATGAGGTCCGCCTCCACGCTGGCCCCGCCCACCACCTGCACAACTCGATGGTGGGCGGGGTTGTGAACCCAGCTGGACCGCCCATTGAAGACCACCACAGCGAGGCCGTCAG GTACCTGGCCGAGACGGTCGTGGAGGAGAGGAACAGACGAAAAAATTCCCGCAAGTACCTGCAGCAAAACTCCTGGGATTCTCCTAGCATAAGGGACCACGCTCCCCTGTACCACACGTCCTCGCACGGCCCCCTTCGAGAGGAAGCCGCCCACCTGGACCACCTGGGACTCGAGAGGCTTCGGCGCGCGGACCCTCACCTGGAACTCGCCGAGGCTTTCGATCTGGATGACGACAGCGAAGACTACGAGGTGGGAATGCGGGAAAGGGCTTACAG CATGTCAGTCCGTGCCCCTGCAGCAGCCTTGGCGCCCATTCCACACAGACTCCGTAGAAATGTCACCTTTTCCCCGGCATCGCGAGTTAGAATACAACAGCAGTTATTgatgcaacagcagcagcaacaagcaAATCAACACCTGCAAGTCCCACCTGAGCTTTCCGGTCCACGACGAAAGCGAAGCTCAAGACGGCGAAAGGCCAGGGCCAAAGAATCTGACCCCTCGACAGTGAAGATTCATCAACTCCCTCA GTACAACCCCGACATACTGAGTGCCTTGGGCATCCAGCCTGGGCCAACTCCCGTCAGGCGCGGTCTGAGCAACAGCAGCCACGCCTCCGGCTTCCTGAAGAAGACAGGTCCAGACCCAGACGTGACCCACGGCAGTCTGGGTAAACCTCGCCGACGTCCTTCCATGGGAGTCAGCAGCCTCGCTCAGACCAGTTCAGGCTCAGCCTACAGGCACCGCTCCTCCATCTACGCCTCGGACATGGACCTCCACCGATCTCCGAGGGGCGTGGGTGTCCCTGTGAACGGGTCCGGGATGAACAAGAGCGTGAATAGCGTTGGCAGTTCGATGTCGGACATGGGGCGAGAGCCCTGCTTGCCGGACGAGCACCGCCAAGAACCTGCCTATGGACCGCCGTCGTCTAATGGTG ggTCAGTCAGCGACTTCCGGCGGATAGACTCGTCGCCGCTGCTGAGCCTTCCCGACCCGGCCGGGGAGTCGGCGTCCTCCAGCCCCTTACACCGGTTTGGGGGAGACTACAGCACCCCCCCGCCGTCCTCGTCCCCGTCGCCCATGAGGCACCGGCGCCCCCTCTCACACATCTCATCCTGCTGCTCCGACTGCTGTGACTGCGGCGACGACTGCTGTGGCGGCGAGGAGTGCAAGGCCCACGACCAAAGGGGCGACGAAGGGGCTTCCGACGAGGAGGCTGGCGACGCTGGCGGGGACCAAGGCAGCGAGAGGGAAGGTTCCTGCCAAAGCCAGCGCGGCGATCAATCTAAAAGTGATTCAGACTGA
- the LOC125025737 gene encoding uncharacterized protein LOC125025737 isoform X2 codes for MMSTLNSSVYQRHLDHGTPTFRKRPVMGAPYVLCVFVVGVIFMGVGTFVTSHAYEDDPKDTVLIVVGPTLLGLGGLLLVGSVVLCVVACCRNQHLHEAISDDLFSIGGSTFYGGRNFVQQDDEVRLHAGPAHHLHNSMVGGVVNPAGPPIEDHHSEAVRYLAETVVEERNRRKNSRKYLQQNSWDSPSIRDHAPLYHTSSHGPLREEAAHLDHLGLERLRRADPHLELAEAFDLDDDSEDYEVGMRERAYSMSVRAPAAALAPIPHRLRRNVTFSPASRVRIQQQLLMQQQQQQANQHLQVPPELSGPRRKRSSRRRKARAKESDPSTVKIHQLPQYNPDILSALGIQPGPTPVRRGLSNSSHASGFLKKTGPDPDVTHGSLGKPRRRPSMGVSSLAQTSSGSAYRHRSSIYASDMDLHRSPRGVGVPVNGSGMNKSVNSVGSSMSDMGREPCLPDEHRQEPAYGPPSSNGSVSDFRRIDSSPLLSLPDPAGESASSSPLHRFGGDYSTPPPSSSPSPMRHRRPLSHISSCCSDCCDCGDDCCGGEECKAHDQRGDEGASDEEAGDAGGDQGSEREGSCQSQRGDQSKSDSD; via the exons ATGATGTCTACACTGAATAGTTCTGTGTACCAGCGACACCTCGACCATGGGACACCTACGTTCAGG AAACGGCCGGTGATGGGAGCTCCCTacgtactgtgtgtgtttgtcgtgggCGTGATTTTTATGGGCGTAGGGACCTTCGTGACGTCACACGCCTACGAGGACGACCCGAAAGACACGGTCCTGATAGTGGTCGGGCCGACTCTACTCGGGCTGGGAG GACTCCTGCTGGTGGGCTCGGTCGTCCTTTGCGTCGTGGCCTGCTGCAGGAACCAGCACCTTCACGAGGCCATATCCGACGACCTCTTCAGCATCGGCGGCTCCACCTTCTACGGGGGAAGGAACTTCGTGCAGCAGGACGATGAGGTCCGCCTCCACGCTGGCCCCGCCCACCACCTGCACAACTCGATGGTGGGCGGGGTTGTGAACCCAGCTGGACCGCCCATTGAAGACCACCACAGCGAGGCCGTCAG GTACCTGGCCGAGACGGTCGTGGAGGAGAGGAACAGACGAAAAAATTCCCGCAAGTACCTGCAGCAAAACTCCTGGGATTCTCCTAGCATAAGGGACCACGCTCCCCTGTACCACACGTCCTCGCACGGCCCCCTTCGAGAGGAAGCCGCCCACCTGGACCACCTGGGACTCGAGAGGCTTCGGCGCGCGGACCCTCACCTGGAACTCGCCGAGGCTTTCGATCTGGATGACGACAGCGAAGACTACGAGGTGGGAATGCGGGAAAGGGCTTACAG CATGTCAGTCCGTGCCCCTGCAGCAGCCTTGGCGCCCATTCCACACAGACTCCGTAGAAATGTCACCTTTTCCCCGGCATCGCGAGTTAGAATACAACAGCAGTTATTgatgcaacagcagcagcaacaagcaAATCAACACCTGCAAGTCCCACCTGAGCTTTCCGGTCCACGACGAAAGCGAAGCTCAAGACGGCGAAAGGCCAGGGCCAAAGAATCTGACCCCTCGACAGTGAAGATTCATCAACTCCCTCA GTACAACCCCGACATACTGAGTGCCTTGGGCATCCAGCCTGGGCCAACTCCCGTCAGGCGCGGTCTGAGCAACAGCAGCCACGCCTCCGGCTTCCTGAAGAAGACAGGTCCAGACCCAGACGTGACCCACGGCAGTCTGGGTAAACCTCGCCGACGTCCTTCCATGGGAGTCAGCAGCCTCGCTCAGACCAGTTCAGGCTCAGCCTACAGGCACCGCTCCTCCATCTACGCCTCGGACATGGACCTCCACCGATCTCCGAGGGGCGTGGGTGTCCCTGTGAACGGGTCCGGGATGAACAAGAGCGTGAATAGCGTTGGCAGTTCGATGTCGGACATGGGGCGAGAGCCCTGCTTGCCGGACGAGCACCGCCAAGAACCTGCCTATGGACCGCCGTCGTCTAATG ggTCAGTCAGCGACTTCCGGCGGATAGACTCGTCGCCGCTGCTGAGCCTTCCCGACCCGGCCGGGGAGTCGGCGTCCTCCAGCCCCTTACACCGGTTTGGGGGAGACTACAGCACCCCCCCGCCGTCCTCGTCCCCGTCGCCCATGAGGCACCGGCGCCCCCTCTCACACATCTCATCCTGCTGCTCCGACTGCTGTGACTGCGGCGACGACTGCTGTGGCGGCGAGGAGTGCAAGGCCCACGACCAAAGGGGCGACGAAGGGGCTTCCGACGAGGAGGCTGGCGACGCTGGCGGGGACCAAGGCAGCGAGAGGGAAGGTTCCTGCCAAAGCCAGCGCGGCGATCAATCTAAAAGTGATTCAGACTGA